A segment of the Trifolium pratense cultivar HEN17-A07 linkage group LG7, ARS_RC_1.1, whole genome shotgun sequence genome:
ACTTATATGACTTGAACTTGCATCGCAATTTTACTTGCATAGTTTGAATTTTAGTTGcttgattatttatatttatgcagGTTGAGGTTGAAGTTCAGCGCTTAAATGTTTTGAAAGCTAGTAAGATGAAGGAAATAGTGTTTAAAAGACAGAATGAACTTGAAGAAATTTACAGAGGTGTTCACATGGATGTTGACAGTGAATCTGCTAGAAAGATTCTGACCAGACTCATAGAATCTGGTACATAAACTATGCCTAAAgtgttattgatttttttttttccttgaaaaatttaaatgcGGCTACTTCGAATGTACCTTTAGTTTCCGTATTCTTTCCTCTTAAATACCCTCTGTAACTGTTGTTACAGACTTATACGCGCATTCTTAATATCTGTTCTTAgtttctattttcatttaatcACATAAGCTTTAATTGCTTTGCAGGTAATATTGATATGTCTGAATTGCTTCAAAACATGGATGATCAAATCAGAAAGGCCAAAGAGCAAGCTCTAAGCAGAAGAGACATCTTAGATAGGGTGGAGAAATGGAAATTTGCAGCTGAGGAGGAAAAGTGGTTAGATGAATATGAAAAGGTAGATACCATTCTTAagtttatttcaaattattttattcttaAAGAAGCTATAAATTGATGCAGATGAAATTTATCACTTTAGCGgacaaaaatgttattttttcaattatatatgattttttttaattgttttcaaCCCATATGTTTAGTTTAATCTTGTCAAAAGGGAACTTGATGACTGTCATATGCACACAGGTTACTATTGTTTATTGTTGTTTAATGGTAATTCAATTTCAGTTTATTTGGTTTCCCTTTTTAATACTTAACTATTACCTCCTCAGTCTCATTATAAGTGTCTTATTTGCCTTGTGTGCAGTTCTTAAGAAAATGATTAATTGTGCTGATTTCATAAAACAGGAGTTTCATTTACTAAAGCACCCTTATTAATTGAGTAATCAGGTGGATTAAAGATATAAGAAATAAGGATATatgagtgaaaaataaaataattaatccgTTGTATTCTaaagtaacaaatattttgagACAGAAATATTACAAATGAGAAGCTTATAATGAGATGGAGGGAGTAACTATTTATGAGACTTTACCTAATAATCTAAACTTAGATACTCACAAGCTGTGGGCACCTCTTcttaataaagttgatttttaGCACTAGGTAGGGCGGATCTGTGTATTGTCCACGCTTAAAACCTCAAATATCCTTAGTGTAGGAGatataaaatcatttatttaCAAGCATTCACTCATAAATCTAGTTATTAGGATAATTAATCATCTAACAGTTTACATGTAATATATGCATGTGGATAGTATAACATCTTATAGGTTCTCTATTTAAAGAATATGATGATTCTGAGCAATTTGTAGTTGAATGATTTAAAATCTTTATTGTGTACTTTGTAAATGTGGTAAATCATATATGTCTATGGTGCATAAAAGAATATTAGATTTTAAACATTCTCTAGTTTGGTCATTTTGCATTATGTTGAAAATGAAATCATAAATGTTACTGAAAGCTATACTAAGTTATCCATGAATGTTATCAATGACATTTGTGTACATTGACTTTGAATATCAGAAGTTAATACATCAATTCTAActacaaatattttatattccGTTAATCAATTAAAAATGTTTGATAAACTTgctattgtttttattatttagtAGATTAGATCTATTTTGAGAAagataacaaaatataaacaatttgCTATTTTCACCGTCATAACAGGATGAAAATCGATACAGTGCAGTAAGAGGAGCACACAAAAATTTGAAGCGTGCAGAGAAAGCACGGATTCTTGTCAGCAAGATTCAATGTGAGTCATTATTTAAGATTTTACATTTGTAGTAGTTTTAGTTGATCTAGAATCGTGatgattataaattttttatgccTTCATGTTAAGGGAAACCTGCGAACTAGTTGCTGCGTATGCTTGAATCAGCATGCTATTAAGATGTTAATGGTATTCAGAACACACTGAAATAGTAGACCAATTAAACTGCGGACAAGCTTGAGTGAATAGAAACTCTTCATAATTTTATAGAAGTAATTCCATGTATGACCATATATAGTTTTGATTATGTGGTAAAGGTACCTGTActcaatgtttttaaaattggacCAGAAATCAAATTGATGAGACCTATATAGGTCATGCTTCAATTGGTTCAACTATGATTGAAATAGatgacttataaaaaaatgtaataaagtaaaataaatatatgcaaAAAGGTGAACCAACCACAGTTACTGTTCAAACAGTTTTGAACCAATTGGCAAACTGGCCAAATTCCTAGTTCACCAGGTTGAAACTTTCCGATTCGgtctaatttttaaaacattgctgGAGGTAACttcctttcttattttttatgtgaaaGAAGCCATTGGAATATCCACTTATATCTGACCAATAAATATTTGAGATGTTGTGTTATAAATGAAAAACTCTTGGAGTGCAAACCATAAATTAACCAGCAAAACATAGGTAGATGTTAACTTTGGGATGCTAGAAAGCTATCCAAAATATATGTTACTGCTATTATCTTTATCTATCTGAGAAATCTTAACCAGGCGCACAAAGGTTTTCTGTTTGCCAGTAGCTACTGAATATGCAACCTACAAACTGAGAACTTGAAATTTCTAACTGTGATCGACTAACAAAGAGCTGTTCATATGGGGGTGTTGTTGGCAGTAAAAGTCTATATAATTTAATGGTGTTATAGGACTATCTAATTTTGAAAGTGAATCCAAAACCTTTATTCTATGTTCTAAAGCTGGCAGATTAGCAAAGATTAAGTAATCATTCTTGTTTCTCATAGCGTGAATATCATATGTGAAGGACTGAAAATAATGCTCTtttcagaaaaaaaatcacatataaGTGCAAAGCTCCAGGTAACTTGCTGCTAGTTTCCTCATTGGTTTAAGACTAACTATCCTTCAAATATTTTACTGTGCAGCTATGGTTGAGAATTTGACTGCAAAAGTGAAAGCATGGGAGGTGGATAAAGGAATAACTTTCTTATATGAAAAGGTGATGCTGACTATACTTCATATTATTGACTGTAATATGGGGAACATCAGTCAGGTTCTGACTCAAATTTATTTCAGGTTCCATTGTTGCAAAGCTTGGATGAATACAATGTACAACGGCAATTGAGAGAAGAGGAGAAGCGAAAATCTCGGGTATGACATACAGTCATAGTACTTTTCAGTCTCTTTAGTTCTTCTCTTTAATCTTACTTCTTCTATATCATTGAACTAAAACTCTATTTCGAATGAAAATCAATTTGCATTTCCCAGCAAGGGTATGTATATTCCTGCTGATCTTGTTTTGACTTATTGGTAAATTTATTTGAACGTTGTCTATAATTAAGTGTATTTTCTTTAATATTCATGTTTTGAAAAGAAATGTGTTATGAAGGTTAAATTTAGTTTTACTCTTTATAAATATGACAATAGCTATTAAttcctccattttttttttgagcagcgaaaaaaaaaagagtatcaTTTTGATCCCGAGTCTTTGAAACATACCACTTATAGTCCTTCACCCTAACATTGTTCATTTAAATAATGATGTATCTCACAGAATGAAAAGTCATTACTGCCAATGAGTTGACTGAGGATATATGTAGAAATGATtgttaatttaaaattgaaatagaatGAAATTTTAGAATATATTTTGTAACTTCTCACATGAAGGAAACAATCTAAATATGTCCTATACCATTTCTCAAATAAATCATGTCTTTACAGTACTTATGTCACAAGTCAATTTAGATGGTAATTGGTTGGTTTTTTCAGCTTCAAAGTTTGGATTACACAACTATTTATTCTGGTGTTCTTAACAGGAGCAGAAACGGCTTACTGAACAACATGCTGTAGAGCAAGAAGCAATGTTTGGTTCAAGATCTGCAACAAAGAAGCCTCTAAGCCAGAGCACTCATGCTAACACCATAGTTGGGACACCGACTGGGCGCCGAATGCACACTCCTTCAGGTCGTTATGGAACCTCAGGTGCAAAGGATCGCAGAGAAAATAACAGAGGGAACATAATTACAGTGAACTATGTTGCTCTTCCGAAAGACGATTCTGTTTCAAGGGGAAATTAAAGCTGCCTTCAAATTAGACTAATGTAAATCATTTTTCTATGTAAATGTGCTTATTCTAGAAGCTCTGTTTCCTTTTGCAACTTTATACAAAAACTTTGCcgtctacaaatagagattgATGATAACTTGGGGATTTGATTGTGAATTTTTACATGACAGATGACAATGCTAATAGAAATAAATTACAGAAAAGTCATTCTTACTCATTCATGTTAATAGTTGGAATAAGGTCTGCAGTTTCAACTTTTCTGGAGTTGGAGCATATGAAAAAAGCATGATGCTGTAGTCTtaagttttttgtttgtgtATCACATATAATGGGATTTTTGAGCTGAAGAGAccttgtgaaaaaaaatgaaagccTATTACTTCCATTTTCTACAACACCAATGGTTCAGGAATTCAAAGTAGGATTAGTTCTTACAACTACAATACTCATTtgataaaacttattttaataaacattttccatttaataattatatatcgGGTTATTTGGATGTATCATTGTAGTTTGATGAACTATTGGCTATTTTATTTGGACTGTGTTAATAATTTGATGAGCCATTAGGGTGcatttcattatatatatatatatattagatacTAATAATGCGCTTCTTTTGTTTTGAGCAACTATTATATCTTCAAAAAGTGTATCTAAATGTTAGATACATTGTaaggatttttctttttttttgttgacaaattttaaagacatttttttaaatattgcaGAATATATTccacaacaaatatatttgaaatagaagctactaggtttggtctagtggtgagggatttagATAATATGCTAGAGATCCTGGGTTCGATCATCGgcttcattgtaaacaaaaaaagtatattttaaatatgttattaaagaaaaaacatattgcagaatatatctatattttttgtCGCATTATTTGAAAAGATTAATTCATGCAAGTGCAATAAAGCACGACTATGACTGCAAATACAAACAGTGGATTTAAAATTTAGAACATTGCCTCCACTCGAGTCTAGAATTGTTAAATATATGATCAATAATAGAATGAAGCATTCTTGGTGCAAGATTCTCAAACAAAGTTAAATGGTTTTACACACATCAATATGAGAAAACACAAATCACTACCTGTTTAGTGGAATCTGAATCAGGcttcattaaaattaaaattattataaaataaaatgaaagaaattcCACAACTTTTTCTTTGACAACAAATTCCACAACATCTATACCGATAAGGGGGGCTATGCTTcacaagtgagacaagtgtTTTATTATGCACaagtttgttttaatttttggatCAATAAATCTCACTAGTATATTAAATAAGATGTGATATGACGTTGattcaatgataaaaaataaacgtGTATACGATAAAAGACTTGTATCACTTGTGCATGTCAGGAAAAACGactagaatgaaaaaaaaaagatagagagagaaaagagaTAGAGATAGAAAAACTTTATGATTCCCTACATGGATTAGTTGGAATTTGttacaaaattatatatatttgctCAAATACAAAAGGGGGGTGGGGGAGGAAAATTTGTTGATAAAGGGACAAAATGGGGGGATAATATTGGAAGATGAAGTAAATGACATTCCTATTCATATTCCATTTTTCTCAAACATTTTATTGTTGGTTAACATTATTATTAGTAGGCTCTCTAGTAGGCATAGTTATTGCAAGTGAAGAAAGCATGTTGTTAGTATCACCAACTTGACCATGTTTTACTTGATCTGTGTCATCAATCACTGGCCCTAAATTTCCACTCATTTGAGTACTCTTTATAGGCAAAGGAATATCATCAACTTTTCTCTCTATTTCTTCCTTGTGCTTTCCCCATAGAACAGAATATAAGCCTATCACAATCAAGATTGCACCCATCACACTGCATCCACAATGTCCAAAACCAAATTCTTTAGTTAGAATCATGACATATTCAAATACAAGTTGGAGTAATattgaagaaaatatattattttgattaaaaaaaatcataatataaaattatttgcatattataataaattgttttaaaatctTGTGGCAATCAATCAagcttaatatatttttattaactttttttaataggaaaaatatatttaactaacaAAGCTAATAGGAACAAGAAATGCAAAATTAGCATAACAAAAAATGTACAAAGGAAATAATAATGAGAAAAAAATCTAGGCACAgtcaatataaatttaaaattagaatttttttttttggtcttagaaaatattcttattaatttatattaatggGACATATAGTCTTAATATATATTACATGGGTTatactaaaatttgaattaCATATATGTCAGGGAATATTTTACTGcctataaattttttgtttgaaaaaaaatgattatcatAAGTCAACATATGCTATTAATGGGACATATAGTCTTAATATATATTACATGGGTTAtactaaaattgaaatatatattttttcttgcCAATATTTGCTATTGAGGAACATACAATAATTTAAAAGATGGTAACTAAATTTAAATATGCATGTATTGTTTATGTGAATATGTCCATTAATAGAGGGGCATTAATAGAAATTTACCCTCCAAAATAAATCTGTTCTGCAAGGATAAAGGAGCCCATGACAGCAACAATGATCATCATAAGTGGGCTAAAGGCAGTTGCAAAGACAGGCCCTTTCTTCCTAATCACTAGCCCTTGCACATAGTATGCCAAGCTTGAGGTCACAATCCCCTAAAAGAAATAatcataaggaaaaaaaaaaattaatacaaaataCAAATAGTATAATATCTTTTTAATCCCTCTAAACATAAGAAATTTTTACTTTGTAGTCTATTTATTATTAACCCTAAATAAGAAACAATAATGATATGTATTTTTCTGTGAGTCGTGTTTAAGATTGACGAACTACttgttcaaacaaaaaaaagattgacaaactaaaaatgagaaattatttGAGAGACCAAAAGCAAAATCCCCAATATATTTGTGAGTATGAAAAGCATAATACAATGTCATTAATTTGTCGTAAATTGGAAAGTAAAGCTGAACAAGTCCTTTTTTATAAGGATTTAAATCATGTGTAAATAATTTCGTAATGTagctcagttttttttttcttttaaataaaaaaaatattattataaggagtacaaaaAGTACTGAACTTTTACAATCAACAAAATTCAGACTCAACATCCTGGCGTGAATCAACTACTCACCTTCTATGAAGGGTTGCAGAGGACCCGCCCAATCATATTCTTGAAAGTCGGATAAATTCAGAGTTCGTATCCTaaattctccacatttaaaGTGTGCGAGTCTAACTATTATGctaatttgacaaaaaaaatcatgtgtaaatattttttacgtTGTAAATGAATCTTATAAtagttaaattataaaattagtttAACTTTTATCGtaactacttttaaagttaTACATATGAATAACTTATATCATTGACGGTGCAAAAAGTTTTTACATTAAAAAggtatcaaaattaaattcttacaacaaagttaaagaaaaaagaagatcCTTACAGCATAAGCAGCAGCAAGTAAACTCATATCCCAACCAATCCTCCAAACAGAAAGATTGTGCTCAGCCACCAAAGTAACAGCAATAGCTTGAAGAGTACCAATGAAGACCATAAGTGAAGTTAGACTTAGCTGATGATGCTTATACGTCTCTATAACTTTTGCCTGCCCAATAATTTGTACCATAAATGTTAAAAATTATACACTTTTTCAAACATAAAGTATGTGAATTAAAGTTAGTGCATTTTCCTTTTACTATATACTTTAATGTATGAGGATTTTTTTTGTGACACCCTACTATTTTCTGAAACatcatctgctacttaagtagcaaataacgttttttcctcaaatttcttattttataaCATCCGACGCTTAAGTAGAAGataagtaaaaatagggcgcgcaaAAACCTCGtagcagcaaaaaaaaaaaaatgtcttactTGCAAAACAAAGAGACAAGCCCAAGCAAAGGTGGCAAGGATAAGGAAAGTGCAGCCTAAAATCCAATCTTTTTCAGAAGATCCTGTGGTGGTTGTTTCATGTGTTTCATTTTGAGGATGTCTATGTTTGGCCCAAAACATCTCCACAATAGGACCTTTGTATAATGTCATTAGCATTGCACCAGCTACTGTCAATATTGTGCCAAATATCTTTGCTTGGCACCTTACTTGCTTTATGTTTATCTTCTCCATCcttttcatatttaaaaataaatattagcaattcataaaaaaaaaggaaaaaattctAGTATAAATTaactgcttaaaaaaaaatttagttatagatatagatatagagaGGGATTTCTGATTTTCTGTCTCTGATTTGCTACCTccgatttttttataagaaacaattgacATTTTAAGTTCATATCTGAATAACTagtgtatctggtctatattatagactagatacatcagttatttaataaatctaaagttagtactatatataaaataaagaattataaaaatttaaaatatgaattccTTCTTCCATATTTTCCAGGATATTCTCTTTATGAAACATATACCCTTAAAAAATAATcaggattttattttaatttacctGCATATAACTGCCATCACAAAAGTCATGGCAGGAAGCACGTTACTCATTGCACAAGAAAAAGTTGGTGATGTAAGCTTCAACCCAGCATAATAGAAATTCTGATCAATCACTGGCCTGTTTTGTTAATCAAATACAATAATCACATAATTAGTAAATATGcaactttaatttaattttctatacACTATTACTATCgatctcaaattttatttataatccATGCATATGTACCAGTTTTCAGTccctacaaattaaaaaattgcatgTTCGTACTCTCTCTCTCGAGAGagactaaaaaaaatgttataagaCTAACCCGAGAAGAGCTAGGATGAAAATTTGCATGAAAATTCGGAATGTTATCTTTGGTTGACCTTTCCTGGAAAAATGAAACCATAAAagttagcattaatttgcaatagAAATGCGACTTTGTGTTTAAATATGTTTATGATACAAACCTTTCAAGAAAAAATGCAAATGGAGCTATGCAAGCAGTTGCGAAAGCATGACGATAAACGACGAGGACATAGTGACTCATTCCTTGGTTGAGTGAAACCTTAGTGATAATATTCATACCAGCATAGCCAAATTGTAAACATATCATAGCCATGTAGTGTTTACAACTCTCATAGGAATTTGATTTTTCAGTggccatttttgttttttgattttgagaaaaaagATTATTTTGTATTGTAGTATTATAGAGAAAAGAGGAAGAACACTTGAAAGAAGGTTTTGTGTTTCTTCCTAAGTAGTAGCATGGGAAGGGTCCTATTATTTATACCAACATGGAATTTAATTGGTTACGTCATATCCATGTACACGTATAATTGCATTTAGTATGGCTCCTATAGTGGGGTTGGCAATATTTGGTGGATTTTATTGGAATAGGGGGCAACTCGacaatgtatatattttattgctCAACTAAAATCATTGAAACAGACACATTAGATAGATGGTCCAATTGTGATCAACGCTGAACTTAGTAGAAGAATTATAGTTCGATCCTACGTAGCTGCGATTGGGAGGAGGctgaatcacttgatgtcagaacgaAAACTGACATCTGAACTATATTAAGCGGTCCAGTGAGCCAAATACTggtgataaaaataaaacattgaaaCACAATGGGATAAATAATGATTAACAAAGTACTTTTAGATcactattataattataattgatgTATGGAATATCTAatataaatttgataaattagttatttaataaatttaaaaagtttttttctttctttcatataATAAGAAGTTGAGGGAGTGTAAAGTTTTacataaaaaagttaattatttataacataaagTTGTtatttctagaataatatattttttcttttaaaagaaTGCACAATAATATGCTTCATTTACAAGAATGAATGTATCTTCTATATGGGAACAATTGCCTTTCATAGTTTCAATGGAatcgaaaaattattttattgctCGGTTCTAACTTGAATTAAATAATCCATTTTTAAAGCCATCCCACTTATTTAATTAAACCTCACAATTTGTTTTCGTTAACGTTGCAGTTTGCTCAGGTATCTGCGAAGTGAGTTTAGTTGTTGGCGTTTCCTTGTAGTTAGAAGGGTCTAGTTCGGCTATGGAGTTTTCGGTAGGAGGTATTTCTATTATGCTTCATTTCAGTTTCAATGCTCTAGTTTTAGGTTGAAGTTGGAATAAGACATTAGAAACTCATTGTAGAATTTTAAACGATGTTGTCTGGTTTTGAGCGGTAGTTTTGGTTGAGGTTGTTTGCAGTAGAATTTCAAACTATTGTAAGGGGTGGGTTGAGACGGTTGTttaatttgttgtattttttgatTGGTTAAGGTGTTTTAATCACCTTGTCTTTCTTTGTTTGATCCGACAATTCTTTATACTTCTTATTTAGAGGattttttcattaataaaatttagccaATTAAAAAAAGAGACATAAAATTTTCGCTGTATTTTAATGGTGACTAATATTTGTCAAAGAATGGGTGAAAACAAAGGTGAACTCTTTGGTCCCAACTAAATTTTTCTATTCGCAAGAACCAAAAATTGAACCGCTGACCACCTATTTAGGAGGCCTACGACTCTTAACATTTtgatcaattcattgttggtaaaTCTTACGATTCTAACAGGTACCCAATAGCGAGGAAATAATGATACACTACTTAATATTCATTTCACAATATcaattattagaaaaaaaattcggttgtaTGTAAGACATAGCTCAACACGTAATACTGATATTATTAGTTTTAACATCTTCATCCAAATTCAAACTCGTAACTTTACAATTGTATTGTATGTGTCAATTTCAAGTAGTGTTCGCTACTtcatctataaaataaaaatgtttatataaagaaaaatactaTTAGAAAACATTAATAAACTACTAccgaaattataaaaaattaaggattaatattttttttgggtaaaattaaggattaattttaaattattaggtttggtctagtggtgagagatttgtaTGGTATGCATGAGGTTTTAGGTTCAATCCTCATTGCcgacattataaaaaaaaaaggattaattTCTATAAATTAACAGTGcaaattttttctttcacattttGACATTGAAAACACTCGTAAATTACTGCATtcaaattttctacatttcttaTATTTACACCACCGCCTAAAATATTTTTGATCTTTCTTCATCTAATATATCTCTTGGTATTATTTtttaggatttaattgatatgcaccgacggtgtaaaataattttacactgtcaaccaataccaaccatgttttctgcCACATCACCCATtccaccccactttcttgatatgacaaggcaaaataatatttgtttattgaacgattgtgcaaaactattttacaccgtcggtgcatatcaattaaactctattttttatttaaatttatactaAATATAAGGGCTTGCGGTTGTTGTTGTTTCCAACCGCTACGTGATTATAACTTATTTAGTCGGGATATTGTATGTAATATGCATGACCGAAGTTTGAATTCTGATTCTtccacttatttactttaaaagaTGAAATTCTAGCACTCAATAATACTAGTATTTTCCGAAATTATtaactttttctatttttttttacaatgtgtTAACAAAATACTAACCAACATCATTAATTATTTAGTGCGTGTGAGTTCTACccttactttttttaaaaaaaaattatcaacaaaCATTTTCGGTTattgaattttcatatttaattgtttatgtAGTGAAtactaaataattttaaaatgttgagattttgtaaagatgacaaggataaaaaagtaaattaattttagaatccctcccctccccttgtgaaccaaacacatatttagtaaaaatctgtcacctcccttcccctccccctcttttgaaccaaacataaatattatcctcccctcccctcacttccccctcttttgaaccaaacataaatattatcctcccctcccctcacttCCCCTCCCCTCCATTAAAATTtctccccttccctcccctcccctccttctatttcgaaccaaacagaccctaaatcaAACCTTTTTGTTTACATGTGgagtatatactatatatagtaACTAAATTTacctaataataatataattaagtgAAATAATATTATAGTTGTTTACGTTTGTTCAATTTGTAACAACCACAAATATAGCAAGGTAGTTTACTTTACAGTGTTGATGATAATGGAAATTTAGTTGGCGTCTACTAAATAATCTGGTTGACGTAAGGTTCTGATTTTGTGTCACTTTAAACAAtaattctttgaacaaattaaGTGTCTCTTCTCACGTAGTAGGAGTTCGAACACAAAATGATTAACAAAACCTACTATGAGTAGTTACTATTCTTCATTGCATGTGGAAATAATTACCAAttatttcttttgatgatttttAAAGTGACTTTGAGTGATTCATAGTTTAATCTCTTTATATGACATTCCGTGTTAAAAGatcattctttctttttctttttccttttataCAAAATCAGGTGTTATGCGTGAGTTAATTGTGTGCAAGCAAGCACTAACCAATTAatgagaaccaattttaggcatCTTTTA
Coding sequences within it:
- the LOC123894560 gene encoding WAT1-related protein At5g07050-like, coding for MATEKSNSYESCKHYMAMICLQFGYAGMNIITKVSLNQGMSHYVLVVYRHAFATACIAPFAFFLERKGQPKITFRIFMQIFILALLGPVIDQNFYYAGLKLTSPTFSCAMSNVLPAMTFVMAVICRMEKINIKQVRCQAKIFGTILTVAGAMLMTLYKGPIVEMFWAKHRHPQNETHETTTTGSSEKDWILGCTFLILATFAWACLFVLQAKVIETYKHHQLSLTSLMVFIGTLQAIAVTLVAEHNLSVWRIGWDMSLLAAAYAGIVTSSLAYYVQGLVIRKKGPVFATAFSPLMMIIVAVMGSFILAEQIYFGGVMGAILIVIGLYSVLWGKHKEEIERKVDDIPLPIKSTQMSGNLGPVIDDTDQVKHGQVGDTNNMLSSLAITMPTREPTNNNVNQQ